In Aegilops tauschii subsp. strangulata cultivar AL8/78 chromosome 3, Aet v6.0, whole genome shotgun sequence, one genomic interval encodes:
- the LOC109756262 gene encoding glycosyltransferase BC10 — protein MKGGVVDDLRVMFTRKESSTCLARSVMFLVIFAVGVIAGLWTATGPRTQYTRTYNNIVFPSTTTTTVYAEAGAEAEAGFAEFVAPTRLMHDMTDEQLFWRASMVPVAAEYPFKRVPKVAFMFLTGRGELPLAPLWERFFRGNEDRFSVYVHAPPGMTVNVSTDSPFYGRQIPSQETAWGSISLMDAEKRLLANALLDFSNERFVLLSESCIPLHSFRAVYDYLIGSRHSFVEVYFQQTKQCQGRYSRRMAPAIRLPQWRKGSQWFELSRDLAIDVLADTKYYPLFRRHCRPSCYPDEHYLPTTVNMLHGARNANRTVTYVDWSKGGAHPAKYTAGNVTAAAIQGIRRRGWRNDRPCYYNQRPTSMCFLFARKFAPDTLGPLLNMSSAVMGY, from the exons ATGAAGGGCGGGGTCGTCGACGACTTGAGGGTTATGTTCACCAGGAAGGAGTCCTCCACCTGCCTCGCCAGGTCAGTGATGTTCCTCGTGATCTTCGCGGTCGGCGTGATCGCCGGCCTCTGGACGGCCACCGGGCCGCGCACCCAGTACACCAGGACCTACAACAACATCGTCTTccccagcaccaccaccaccactgtCTATGCTGAGGCCggtgccgaggccgaggccgGCTTCGCGGAGTTCGTGGCCCCGACGCGGCTCATGCACGACATGACGGACGAGCAGCTCTTCTGGCGCGCCTCCATGGTGCCGGTGGCCGCCGAGTACCCGTTCAAGCGCGTGCCCAAGGTGGCCTTCATGTTCCTCACAGGCCGCGGCGAGCTGCCGCTCGCGCCGCTCTGGGAGCGCTTCTTCCGCGGCAACGAGGACCGCTTCTCCGTCTACGTCCACGCGCCGCCGGGAATGACCGTCAACGTCTCCACCGACTCGCCCTTCTACGGCCGCCAAATCCCAAGCCAG GAGACGGCGTGGGGATCGATATCGCTGATGGACGCGGAGAAGCGGCTGCTGGCGAACGCGCTGCTGGACTTCTCCAACGAGCGCTTCGTGCTGCTCTCCGAGAGCTGCATCCCGCTGCACAGCTTCCGGGCGGTCTACGACTACCTCATCGGCTCACGGCACAGCTTCGTGGAGGTCTACTTCCAGCAGACGAAGCAGTGCCAGGGCCGGTACAGCCGCCGCATGGCGCCGGCGATCAGGCTGCCGCAGTGGAGGAAGGGCTCCCAGTGGTTCGAGCTCAGCCGCGACCTGGCCATCGACGTCCTCGCCGACACCAAGTACTACCCACTCTTCCGGCGGCACTGCCGGCCGTCGTGCTACCCGGACGAGCACTACCTCCCGACCACCGTGAACATGCTGCACGGCGCGAGGAACGCCAACCGCACGGTGACGTACGTCGACTGGTCCAAGGGCGGCGCGCACCCGGCCAAGTACACGGCCGGGAacgtgacggcggcggcgatcCAGGGCATAAGGAGGAGGGGGTGGAGGAACGACAGGCCCTGCTATTACAACCAGAGGCCGACGTCCATGTGCTTCCTGTTCGCCAGGAAGTTCGCGCCCGACACGCTCGGGCCCCTGCTCAACATGTCGTCGGCGGTCATGGGGTACTAG
- the LOC109756261 gene encoding uncharacterized protein: MVNPPELYHRILDVPRGTSSQGLRAAYKGLARKWHPDKHPPASKPEAEARFKAITEAYEALLDQQENRAVFGVCNDDRAAEMFGTFGAGGGGGGARMARTRSDDFCMRSAPATPAREFTKVYSSGNTGGRRAFAEFSSSIMRKAPPLERALECTLEELCRGCKKQVKFTRDVVTKNGSIVKKEVTQAIMVKPGWRKGHKVTLDGMGDERPGCLPADAVFTVAEKKHSMFKRVGDDLVLKAKVPLVNALTGWSFSFRLLSGKKVSCKFDDEVICPGYEKVIKGEGMPIAEQRGARGDLRVKLEIVFPEQLTDEQRAGLAEILKDCT; the protein is encoded by the exons ATGGTGAACCCGCCGGAGCTCTACCACCGGATCCTCGACGTCCCCAGGGGCACCTCGTCGCAGGGGCTCCGCGCCGCGTACAAGGGCCTCGCCAGGAAATGGCACCCCGACAAGCACCCGCCGGCCTCCAAGCCCGAGGCCGAGGCGCGCTTCAAGGCCATCACCGAGGCCTACGAG GCGCTCCTGGACCAGCAGGAGAACAGGGCGGTGTTCGGGGTGTGCAACGACGATCGGGCGGCCGAGATGTTCGGGACGTTCGGCgcgggcgggggcgggggcggcgcgcGCATGGCGAGGACGCGCAGCGACGACTTCTGCATGCGGAGcgcgcccgccacgccggccaGGGAGTTCACCAAGGTCTACAGCTCCGGCAACACGGGCGGGCGCCGCGCCTTCGCCGAGTTCTCCAGCTCCATCATGCGCAAGGCGCCGCCGCTGGAGCGCGCCCTCGAGTGCACGCTGGAGGAGCTCTGCCGCGGCTGCAAGAAGCAGGTCAAGTTCACCCGCGACGTCGTCACCAAGAACGG GTCAATAGTTAAGAAGGAGGTGACCCAGGCGATCATGGTGAAGCCGGGGTGGAGGAAGGGGCACAAGGTCACCTTGGACGGCATGGGGGACGAGAGGCCGGGGTGCCTGCCGGCCGACGCCGTCTTCACCGTGGCCGAGAAGAAGCACTCGATGTTCAAGAGGGTGGGCGACGACCTGGTGCTCAAGGCCAAGGTGCCGCTGGTGAACGCGCTCACCGGCTGGTCCTTCTCATTCAGGCTCCTGAGCGGCAAGAAGGTGAGCTGCAAGTTCGACGACGAGGTCATCTGCCCGGGGTACGAGAAGGTGATCAAAGGCGAAGGGATGCCGATCGCCGAGCAGAGAGGCGCGCGGGGCGACCTACGGGTGAAGCTCGAGATCGTCTTCCCGGAGCAGCTCACCGACGAGCAGCGTGCCGGCCTCGCTGAGATCCTGAAGGACTGCACCTGA